GAGCTTCGTAAGTCTTAAAATAAAAGCCTTTTTTAAATTCGTTTTTCATAAACCTAAAATTACATCTTTTTAGAATTATGAAAAACGAATCATTTATTAATTTTTAGTTAAAATATTTAATCAAAATTCTCAACTAACAGTGTTAGATATAATAATTATTCAAACTTTCCGTCTAAATAATACCAAGCATCATTTTCGAATTTAAAAGTCGAGAATTCGTAATGTGTTTGAGGTTTATTATCTGAATCTAAAAAGTACGCTTTGAATTCAACTGTGTTTTCAGAAAAACTCAAAATTTCCAATTTCTGCCATTTATTAGAAACGGCCCATCTTAAAATTTCAGATTTCGAATAATATTTTCTTTCGGAAATATAAGTCGTTTCCATAAGATAATCGGCATTATGAATTGCATACGCTGAATATCTTGACCGCATTAAAGTCAATGCCGAAGGCGCTTTTTGATTATCATTCAGATATAAACCGCAGCAATTTTCAAAAAGCAATCCTGTGTCGCAGAAGCATTTTTTACTCTCCATCGACTGGTTCTTCCCCATTAATTTTAACGTGAAGCTGATTTAATAAAACTTGATAACGCGTTATTTCGCGAACTTCTTCATCTTCCTCAGCAAAATCAATCATTTCATCTAATGTTTCACTTACTTCCAATAATTTGTTGTTTGCCTCTCTATCGTTTTTTGCAGCGATTAAGTCGATAATTTCTTGTACGCTTGCTTTTAAGTTTTCGAATTTGCTATTCATCTGTGTTTTTTTGTTTCAGGTTTCACGTTTCAGGTTTACTGTGTTATCTTATAACATGAAGCCTGAAACTTGAAATTATTATTTACTCTTCGTTTTTACTTTCGTTGAATTTCTTTACTATTTCTTTTAATTTTTCTTTGCGAGCAACTTCAGCTTGTTTAGCTTCTGCTTGGGCTTTATGCAATTTATCATTGTGCTTTTTGATGTTTCTTTCGTTATTTCTTCCCATTACACCTCTCTTTTAATTTGTTCTAACGTTTTTTCAGTAAAAATCAATTCGCTGATAATTTGTTTTCTTAAATCATCTATATCGTCATAATCAAAATGTTTTGCCCAATTGGTCAGCTGCTGTAAATTTCTAATCTGTTTTAATCTTTTTGCGGTTTCAAAACTTGTTCTTAAAACTGCTTTTCCGTCATACTCGGGATTGTTTTTATGCTCATAATTAGCAAGATTGTTTTCGAAATCCGCTTTTATATAGTATAATTTTTCTTCGGCATTATCTGGATAAAACTCTTCCCATTTTGCAAAACCAATTTTAGTTTTCGATTCCGTTTCTGGATTTCGAGCAATTAAACGCCATTTACTATTGGCCAATCTACCCCAATGATTCGAAACACGGTACATTCCTTCTTCCGTATAATAATAGGCACTTCCCGCTTTGCTTTCAAATTGCTTTTTCAATCCTTGAATTGCATCTGGAAGCACTTCATTAAAAGCACAAAACGTATTTTTAAAAGAATTAGGATGTGGTTTAAAGTTCTTTTGCATTGTGCAAATATACTCAGATTACAGCGAACTCCCTAAACCAAACATTAATTGCTTACCTTTGTTGCTTTAATTCAAAACAAAAAAATCATGTCTAAAGATTTAGAACAAAAAATGCCTCAAAAAGGAGTTTTTACAGGCATTATCGAAAAAGATGAAAACAATAATTATTTCTGTGGAGAATATCTTTTAGACTATAAAATGGTTCAAACCAAATTTAATGTCGGCGATTGGATTACTATAAAATCTGTTATTGAAAACCCAAGCGACATGAGCTACGATAAATATCCTAAAAAATCAAGAAACTTTGATAAAGCGAATCATAAACCGGAGTAATTTTGTTTCAGGCTTCATGTTTTCTTGTTTCAAGTTATTTGTTGGGAAGCATTTTTTACCGCAAAAACGCTAAGATTTTTTATTAGGAGTCTAAGCATGTCTTAATATTAAGTTCGCAAAGCTTTGTCTAAACATAGCTTTGCGAACTTTTCATTTTTAATGATTCTCAAAAAAAACTTAACATTCTTTGCGTACTTTGCAGTTAAAAAAAAATCTTAGCGACCTTTGCGGTTAAATAAACTTACAGTTAACTTTTCTCAATATTTTTTGGATGAAAACTAAAAAGTTAAAAAAAAGTGTACCTTTGCAAAAAATTTGTCGATTTGAACTAAAACAAAACGATTTCAAACTAATAGACAAGTAGTTACCTTTTATTTATGAAAAAAATAGTTGAATACCGCAAGTTACTAAACGTAGAAAAAACTGCAGAGTTAAAAGATTTAAAGACAATTTATCGTAATGCGATGAAAGAATCTCATCCTGATAAATTTGTGGGAAATGAAGCTGGTTTAAAAGAAGCTGAAGAAAAAAGTAAAACGATTATCGAAGCTTACCACTTTTTAGTAAGTATTCACCCTGATACTATCAAACTTAATTTACCTGAGTACACAGAAACAATTTCAACTTGTTCTATCACAGACTATAAATTTGTTGAAGGTCGTTTGATTATTGACTTTTCTAACGGAAGCGTTTACGAGTACATTAGTGTACCAAAAGCAACTTACGTGAAAATGGTAAATGCAGATTCTCCAGCAAGATTTGCTAAAAGACATATCTTAAACTCTTTTACTTGGAGAAAGAAAACAAATCAAGAATAGTTTTATACTACTATATTTTACAAAAAAGCACTCTAAAAAAAGAGTGCTTTTTTTATGCCCTAACTTCAAATATTTACATACGGGTAGCTCAAATAACCATCTCAGTAATAGTATTTGATCAAATTGAACCAATAAACATGCTGATTTTATGCATTTTAAACTAAAAAAAACTATAACAAAATTTTAGGTTGCAAAATTCTGTAAGTTTTATAATTTTAGATACTTTTGTTGCACAAATCAATTAACTAATTAATTTTTTATAATGAAAAAAATACTTTTTGTACTTACGGCTTCTGCAGCTATCATTTCTTGCAGCAAAGTTAAAGATGGAGAATACCTTATTACAGGTACTGCTACAGGGATTGAAAACGGAAAAACAATCATTTTACAAGGTGCAGATCCTGCTACAAGAATGCCTGTTTCTCTTGATACAGTAAAAGTTGAAAACGGAAAATTTGAAATAAAAGGAAAAGTTACTGAACCAGCTTTCCACACATTAATATTACAAGGTGCTAACGGACCAATCCCATTTATCCTAGAAACTGGAGAAATTAAAATTGCTATTGACAAAGACAGTATCCATAAATCTAAAGTATCTGGAACTTACAACAATGATGAGTACGTGACTTTTATGGAAGACATGAACAAAACTCAAAAAAGTTTAATGGATTTCCAGAAAAAGAACAATACTAAAATGCAGCAAGCTCAGCAAGCACAAGATACAGCGACTATCAATGGCTTGATGAAACAATACATGGAACTTCAAAAAGAAGTTCAAGAAGGCAGCAAAAAGAAATATTTAGCTTACGCTGAAAACCACCCAAAATCTTTTATTACAGCTTTAATTATTCAAAGCTTATTGAATGATCCAACAGCTGACACTAAAAAATTAGAGAGCTTATACAGCACTTTGGATGAGTCTTTAAAAAATACTGCTCCAGGGAAAGAAATCAAAACAAGATTAGGTCAAGCAAAAATGCCATCTGTTGGTGCTACAGCTCCAGCGGTAGGCAGCGCTAAATGAAGAGCTGATTTTTCGGCTCCAAATCCAGAAGGAAAAGTAATATCGCTTAAAGAAAGTTTAGGTAAAGTAACGATTGTAGATTTCTGGGCTTCATGGTGCGGACCATGCAGACAAGAAAATCCTCATGTTGTGGCTTTATACAAAGAACTTCATTCTAAAGGATTAAACATCGTTGGAGTATCTTTAGATAAAGATGCTACAAAATGGAAAGAAGCTATTGCAAAAGATGGATTAACTTGGACTCAGGTTTCTAACTTAAAATTTTGGGAAGAGCCAATTGCAAAACAATACAATGTTGAAGCAATTCCTGCTACTTTTATTCTTGATGCATCAGGAAAAGTGGTAGCCCAAGATTTAAGAGGCGCTGAATTAAAAGCAAAGATCTTAGAATTGTTAGCAAAATAATTCTATCTCTTATAAAAATAAAAAAAATCTCCCTTGTGGAGATTTTTTTTTGCTCAGTCAGAAATTCAAAAATGGATTTTCATCAAAAAGAATTAAAAATTGAACTTAAAAAAAATCATTAAGCCAAACGGAAAACCATATTAAATGGATATTTTTTAGTCAATAATCTTTTAACTTGTCAATGAAAGCAATATCTCACGTCTTAATCAAAGATTAGATCAGAGTAAAAACTATAGATAATTATAAAAATAATCTTACTTTTAAAAATAATTTAAAAAAATGCATTTTTAAAGTTTTTTATTTTATTCAATTCCAACGAATTAAAAAACAACTTTAAAATAACTTAAAATTAAGTCATTTTTTTGTTTGGAAATGTACAAAGAGTTCCTATCTTTGCCACCGCTAAGAACAATAAAGCACAACAAGCTGAGATCGGGGAGATACTCAAGCGGCCAACGAGGGCAGACTGTAAATCTGCTGTGTGAACTTCGCAGGTTCGAATCCTGCTCTCCCCACGGAA
The Flavobacterium humidisoli DNA segment above includes these coding regions:
- a CDS encoding YchJ family protein, giving the protein MESKKCFCDTGLLFENCCGLYLNDNQKAPSALTLMRSRYSAYAIHNADYLMETTYISERKYYSKSEILRWAVSNKWQKLEILSFSENTVEFKAYFLDSDNKPQTHYEFSTFKFENDAWYYLDGKFE
- a CDS encoding DUF4369 domain-containing protein; this encodes MKKILFVLTASAAIISCSKVKDGEYLITGTATGIENGKTIILQGADPATRMPVSLDTVKVENGKFEIKGKVTEPAFHTLILQGANGPIPFILETGEIKIAIDKDSIHKSKVSGTYNNDEYVTFMEDMNKTQKSLMDFQKKNNTKMQQAQQAQDTATINGLMKQYMELQKEVQEGSKKKYLAYAENHPKSFITALIIQSLLNDPTADTKKLESLYSTLDESLKNTAPGKEIKTRLGQAKMPSVGATAPAVGSAK
- a CDS encoding KTSC domain-containing protein, coding for MKKIVEYRKLLNVEKTAELKDLKTIYRNAMKESHPDKFVGNEAGLKEAEEKSKTIIEAYHFLVSIHPDTIKLNLPEYTETISTCSITDYKFVEGRLIIDFSNGSVYEYISVPKATYVKMVNADSPARFAKRHILNSFTWRKKTNQE